A genome region from Anopheles stephensi strain Indian chromosome 2, UCI_ANSTEP_V1.0, whole genome shotgun sequence includes the following:
- the LOC118517732 gene encoding uncharacterized protein LOC118517732 — MTSKSSLYRKRRLILEEEERIMREERDAMEASGSVSVPESGASGFATEPASEPMNLDVLYDSNIVSVDSVGGGIVGSSIDVNTTDIDDEVEEPAELRDDFWTEAYSFLNDF, encoded by the exons ATGACGTCGAAATCGTCCCTGTATCGAAAGCGCCGTCTCATCCTTGAAGAAGAGGAACGAATTATGCGGGAAGAACGTGATGCAATGGAGGCTTCCGGCTCTGTTTCGGTACCTGAATCGGGGGCTTCCGGCTTTGCTacggagccggcatcggagCCCATGAATTTAG ATGTTTTATATGATTCCAATATTGTATCAGTAGAtagcgttggtggtggtataGTGGGTAGTAGTATAGATGTAAATACTACCGATATTGATGATGAAGTAGAAGAACCGGCTGAACTTCGCGATGATTTTTGGACGGAAGCTTATAGCTTCTTGAACGATTTTTGA